GGCGCCACCCATAAGATGAAGGTGAAGGTGAAAAACAACCTGTCCTCCCTCTTTCCCTGAATTTATGGCAACCCTGAAGCCTGAGCTGTCAATGCCGAGTTTCTTTGCCACCCTGTTTGCCGTCAGCATAAGGCCTGAAAGGAGGTCTTTATCTTCCTCCCCGCAATGAGAGAGTTGTTCCACATGCCTTTTGGGAAGGACCAGCACATGGACGGGGCTTTGGGGCTTAATATCTTTAAAGGCCAGAAAGTCATCGTCTTCATAAACCTTATGGGAAGGGATTGA
This genomic interval from Deltaproteobacteria bacterium contains the following:
- a CDS encoding histidine triad nucleotide-binding protein — protein: MSDCLFCNIVEGSIPSHKVYEDDDFLAFKDIKPQSPVHVLVLPKRHVEQLSHCGEEDKDLLSGLMLTANRVAKKLGIDSSGFRVAINSGKEGGQVVFHLHLHLMGGARLSDQMA